The Sphaerochaeta globosa str. Buddy region AGCTTGCTTTTTGCTCAGAACGCGTACTCCGCTGTTTTGCATTACCTCAACAACACCCTGTTCTTCAAGCAGGGCAAATGACCGACGGATGGTTTCCGGTGAGACTCCATACTCGCCGCTGAGCAGAGTTCTACCGGAAAGCTTGACTCCCTCGGCAAATTCATGATTTGAGATTCGTTTTGCAATGTCGACTGCAATGCGTTCATAGATGGCACTCGTTTCCCGTTTTTTTGGTCGGTTGGGTTGCAGTGGTTCCATCACTTGCTCACTCCTCGCTTTGTGATCGTTCATCTGCTTTGATTTCCTCCCAAAGCCGATCCATTTCACTCAGGTTGTCCTTATGCAATGCAATGCCTTGGTCTTGGGAACGTTTGTATAACGCATTAAAGCGTCGTTTCATTTTCTGATTCGATCGATGAAGTGCCAATGAGGGGTTGAATCCAAGGTAGCGGGCAAGATTCACCGCAGCAAACAACAAATCTCCCAACTCCATCTCCAGGTCCTCGTTCTTGTCCTGTTGATGCTCAAAAGCAGTGTTGACTTCCTTAAGTTCTTCTGCAACTTTCTCAAATACCCCTTGGGCATCGGGCCAATCAAAGCCAACCTTACGAATTTTCTGCTGGATTTCATTAGCCATTTCCAAAGGGGGAAGGGAAGGGGGAACCCGGCTGAAGAAATCGTCTTTCTCATGAGTCTTTCCTTCCACATTTTGTTTGATGGCATTCCATACATCGATGACTTCTTTGCTGTTTGAGACTTTTTGGTCGGAAAAGACATGCGGGTGTCGGCGGATAAGCTTCTCGCAAACCTGATTCAGTGCTTCTATGCTTGCACTTGCATCTGTTTCTTGATGCATTTCCAGGAGCATCATGGCATTGAGCAACACATCACCAAGTTCTTCCTGTTGTCCCTCGTCATCATCAGAAAGGATAGCATCGAGGTACTCATAGGTTTCATCGATGAGATGGGTAGAGACTTGTTTGGGGCTCTGTTCCCTGTCCCATGGACAGCCTTGTTCACTGCGTAGCAGGCTGACGATAGCAAAGAGTTGCATCAGGGCATCACTAAGGGTTGTTTTCTTTTCAAGGGTGAAGTCAATCATGCATACGAGTATACCTGTTCCCGGCAATCTTGAGAACAGGAAATAGTTGAACCTCTTGACATGATGTTATAACTGTATATACTGTACATATACAGAAGGAGCAACCATTGGACATAATCCTTTCAAATGCTAATCCAGACCCAATTTATGAGCAGATAGCCCAGCAAATGCGTGCCCAAATAGTTTCTGGCATTCTCAAAGAAGGTGAATTGTTGCCCTCGATTCGTTCATTGGCTAAGGAACTTCGCATCAGTGTGATCACTACCAAGCGTGCATACGATGAACTTGAGCGGGAAGGGTACATACAGACTATAGCTGCCAAGGGGAGCTATGTTGCGACTCGCAGTCATGAACAATTGAAAGAAGAATATTTGAGAAAAATTGAGGAGCATATGCGTTCGATTCATCTGCTAGCACAGTTCATAGGACTTAGCGAAGAGGAATTGGGAATGATGTATCAGCTGCTCAGAGAGGGAGAGAGCTAAGATGGATAGTGCCATACTATGCAGTCAGGTAAAAAAATCCTATGGATCGTTTATTTTGGATATCAAGGATTTTTCCGTGACTAGGGGAACTGTACATGGTTTGATAGGAGCAAATGGGTCGGGTAAGACGACTACGATCAAGTTGCTGCTTGGTTTGTTGTTTCCTGATTCGGGAGAACTATCGGTTCTGGGATCGAACCGGATTGCCAACGATGCCGAGGTTAGGCAGAACATCGGTTTCATTGTTGAAGATGCATCGGTTCCCAGTCTCTTGAATGCATCGGAAATCGCTGCAGTTCTGAAGCGCGTGTATGACAACTGGGACCAAGACTACTATGAAACATTACTTAGGCAGTTTCAGTTGGATGTAAAAAAGCAGTATCGAAAGTATTCCCGCGGTATGAAGGTGAAGCTTCAGTTGGCTATCGCGCTCAGTCATCATGCATCGTTGTTGATTCTCGATGAACCCACGAGTGGTTTGGACCCGCTTGCACGCGATGAGATCATCACCATTCTCTCAGAGTTCAAGGAGGATGAGAACCATTCCATTCTCATCAGCAGCCATATTACCAGCGATTTGGAAAAGCTTTGTGATTATGTCACATTCCTGGAGCAGGGCTCGATTCGGTTCACCTGCGAAAAGGATGAATTGCTTGAGCAGTATCGTTTGGTAAAAACCACGCATCAAAAAGAATTAGATATGGACAGCGATGCAATACTCGCAAGACGTGAGGGCTCTTTCCAAGTGGAACTGTTGATGAAAACAGAGGATGTGCCTGCTTTTGTTGAATCACGGAGACTGAATCTGGAAGAGCTGATCATTCTCTTATCTAGGAAAGGAGGTACAGTATGAATGCCTTGCTGCTCAA contains the following coding sequences:
- the mazG gene encoding nucleoside triphosphate pyrophosphohydrolase, translated to MIDFTLEKKTTLSDALMQLFAIVSLLRSEQGCPWDREQSPKQVSTHLIDETYEYLDAILSDDDEGQQEELGDVLLNAMMLLEMHQETDASASIEALNQVCEKLIRRHPHVFSDQKVSNSKEVIDVWNAIKQNVEGKTHEKDDFFSRVPPSLPPLEMANEIQQKIRKVGFDWPDAQGVFEKVAEELKEVNTAFEHQQDKNEDLEMELGDLLFAAVNLARYLGFNPSLALHRSNQKMKRRFNALYKRSQDQGIALHKDNLSEMDRLWEEIKADERSQSEE
- a CDS encoding GntR family transcriptional regulator; its protein translation is MDIILSNANPDPIYEQIAQQMRAQIVSGILKEGELLPSIRSLAKELRISVITTKRAYDELEREGYIQTIAAKGSYVATRSHEQLKEEYLRKIEEHMRSIHLLAQFIGLSEEELGMMYQLLREGES
- a CDS encoding ABC transporter ATP-binding protein: MDSAILCSQVKKSYGSFILDIKDFSVTRGTVHGLIGANGSGKTTTIKLLLGLLFPDSGELSVLGSNRIANDAEVRQNIGFIVEDASVPSLLNASEIAAVLKRVYDNWDQDYYETLLRQFQLDVKKQYRKYSRGMKVKLQLAIALSHHASLLILDEPTSGLDPLARDEIITILSEFKEDENHSILISSHITSDLEKLCDYVTFLEQGSIRFTCEKDELLEQYRLVKTTHQKELDMDSDAILARREGSFQVELLMKTEDVPAFVESRRLNLEELIILLSRKGGTV